The genomic region AGGCCCATGGACGGCTCGTCTAAGAGTAGCAATTTGGGGCGGCTCATCAAACCCCGGCCCATGGCCAGCATTTGCTGTTCGCCGCCGGACAGTGTCCCCGCCGCCTGATGGCGCCGCTCGGCCAGGCGGGGAAACATTTCGTAGATTTTCGCCAGATCCCGCTCTACCTCTTTGTCTTTGCGCGAGTACGCGCCGAGGATAAGATTGTCGGCCACGCTGAGGCGGGGAAACACCCGCCGCCCTTCCGGCACGAGGGCGATCCCGCGCCGCACGATGCCGGCCGTGGCTTCCTGCGTGATATCGTCGCCCTGAAAGCGGATGGTGCCGGTGCGGCTCTTCAGCAGCCCAACAATGGTCTTGAGGATGGTGGTTTTGCCGGCACCGTTGGCGCCGATAATCGTGACAATCTCCCCTTCCCCGACCGTCAGGCTGATGTCGCGGACAGCGTGGATGTTACCGTAATACACGTTAATGCCGTCGATGTTTAACAAGCGAATCCACCTCCGGTCCGATGTAGGCTTCGACAACCTTGGGGTCATGGCGTACCTCGTGCGGCCGCCCTTCGGCGATTTTTTCGCCATGGTCGAACACGACGACCCGCTCGGCGATATTCATGACCAGCCGCATCTGATGTTCAATAAGCAAAATAGTAAGCCCCCGCTCTTTGAGCCTGGCGATCAGTTTTAAGAGTTCGTCCACTTCCCTAGGATTCATGCCGGCGGCTGGCTCATCAAGCAAGATAAGGTCGGGCTCGCTGGCCAGCGCCCGGGCAATTTCCAGGCGGCGCTGGGCGCCGTAGGGCAAGTTTTTGGCCATCAGATTGCGGTAAGGCGTAAGCCCGACAAACTCTAATAGTTCTTGGGCCATTTCCTCATTACGCCGTTCTTCTTCTTTCAGGCGGGCCGAGTGGAAAAGGCCATCCCAAAGGCCCGAGCGGCCCCGGCTGTAGCGGCCGACAATAAGATTGTCCCGGGCCGTGAGGTTTGGAAACAAGCGAATATTCTGGAACGTGCGGGCCATACCGCGCCGCGTGATGTCATGAGCCTGCAGCTTCGTCACGTCTTCACCCTTAAAGACGATGCTTCCTGCGGTGGCCGGCATAATCCCGCTGACCACATTGAAAAAAGTGGTTTTACCCGAGCCATTGGGGCCGATGATGGCCACCA from Thermosinus carboxydivorans Nor1 harbors:
- a CDS encoding ABC transporter ATP-binding protein; translated protein: MLNIDGINVYYGNIHAVRDISLTVGEGEIVTIIGANGAGKTTILKTIVGLLKSRTGTIRFQGDDITQEATAGIVRRGIALVPEGRRVFPRLSVADNLILGAYSRKDKEVERDLAKIYEMFPRLAERRHQAAGTLSGGEQQMLAMGRGLMSRPKLLLLDEPSMGLAPLLVRQIFQTILDINSMGTTILLVEQNARMALSIADRGYVLETGSVALAGSAADLSDNDKVRRAYLGE
- a CDS encoding ABC transporter ATP-binding protein, with the translated sequence MLLKTEKLCKTFGGLRAVNNVDFHIDTGEVVAIIGPNGSGKTTFFNVVSGIMPATAGSIVFKGEDVTKLQAHDITRRGMARTFQNIRLFPNLTARDNLIVGRYSRGRSGLWDGLFHSARLKEEERRNEEMAQELLEFVGLTPYRNLMAKNLPYGAQRRLEIARALASEPDLILLDEPAAGMNPREVDELLKLIARLKERGLTILLIEHQMRLVMNIAERVVVFDHGEKIAEGRPHEVRHDPKVVEAYIGPEVDSLVKHRRH